The Rutidosis leptorrhynchoides isolate AG116_Rl617_1_P2 unplaced genomic scaffold, CSIRO_AGI_Rlap_v1 contig433, whole genome shotgun sequence genomic sequence ACTAATAATTGAGAGGAAGACAGGATAGTGAGTGGATCATATATTAAAAAAATTACTCATTCCGATCTTTCGTAATGAAATTTGTTTTGGTTCATTTAAATGTTGATTTATGAAATCAATATATATTTGAGCTATTTTTTTCAGTTTTATTCTTACATTTATTTCAATAAATACTCCATTTTGAATAAATATTTATGACTTTTGAAGAATAAACAATGGACAAACATATAATTTtttatatcattaattattatttttaattcgcAACTTTCATTAAGAATCGCTTGAAGTGACCGAAGAGAGTATCATTGAACAAAAATTCTCAAGAACATATCAATGATTTATTCGTATCTTAAGACCATGTATGGAAAATTAAGGAAAACACAAAGAACTACGggacaactttttattattatttttttcgaacGAAAGAGGACAATAGATTTGTCAAGGAATATTCAATAAAATGACCAAATTACTCAAGCTCAATCCAACTAAATAACCGATGGCCGGCACGTAGTTTTATTTTTTTCGATAGTCGTAGGATCTTTACTACACTAGTGATACCTCCCCAAGTATATAGAGTCGACCATCATAAATATACAGCAATTAAAAAGCTAACTTTCTTCAATTATATAAACACTTTACATTGGCCAATAgaagaaggaaagaaaaaaaaaaaaagggttcaACCCCAACACCAAAGATTCCAGTTATAGATTTTTCCAGGAAAAACCTAATTCCGGGTACCTACAAATGGAATTCGGCGAAGGATAAAGTTGTGGAAGCATTAAAAGAGTATGGCTGCTTTGAGGCTCTCTTCGACAAAGATTCGATTATTGAGCTTCAAAATTGGAGAAGCCGATAAAGCTTTTGATCTCCCTTTAGATGTCAAAATGCATAATGCTTCGAGTAAGCCACTTACCGGCTATCTTCCAGGATCCAAACCTAAGGCATATCCTGAATCAATGGTTATTGAAGAAGCTCACATTTTAGGAAACGTTGAAAGCTTCATCAACAATTATTGGCCCCAAGGAAATCCCACTTTGAGGTGCAAGCCTAATATCAACTTAAATAATtgccaattttattattatttctttagtttatcataaccaaaacttattttaatttttatgtATGTGACATTACATCAATATTAACATTTGCAGCAAAAGTATACAATCTTTTACGGAAAGAGTGTCCGAGTTAGATAAAATGGTCCGGAAAATGATATTGGAGAGCTTTGGAGTCGAGAAATACATGGACGAACATATGAACTCGACAACTCACAGATTTAGGATGATTAGATATAATCCTCACGAGGCCGGTGAGGCTAAAATTGCTTTGCACTCTCACCAAGATAAGAACTTACTCACGATATTGCTTCGAAATCAAGTCGATGGCTTTGAGCTACAATCTCGTGATGGTGAATGGATTCAGCTCAAACAATCCAATTCTCCCTGCCCTTTTATTGTCTTAGCTGGACTCACTCTCTCTGTAAGTAAATATTGCCTCAATAATGGTTGGATTTCTTTATTTCACAACGTTTGTTAATTTTTATGTAATACTCCGTCCATGTTTTTAATAACCACAATATGAGATTTTGATAGAATTAAGAAACATAATCATTATAGATGATAATGATTAAAATATCTTTTAAGTAATGATTACTCCATGTTCGGACTTTTGACAACCACGGTATAAATGCAGAAAATTGTGAAAATTGTTCTCAAATTTGGATGTGATAATTTTTATAGACAATACCAAAAGAATTCGAGTCAATTATTTATGACGGAAGGAGTACTAATTAATTCCTTATCAGGCATGGCTAAATGGAAGATTGAGCGCTGCATATCACCGTGTGGTTCTTAGCAGAAACGAGGCAAGCTACACTCTTGCACTCTTTTGTAGCACAAAACCAGGGTATATCGTAAAGGCTCTGGAAGAATTGGTCGATGAAGAACATCCTTTGCAATTTAAGCCCTTTGATTTTCATGACTATATGAAATTCGTGGCTTTAAATCCTGATGAGCAACTAGGTACTGGTCTAGAGAGCTTCTGTGGTGTGAACCAACCAAAATAATAGCATTAGCTCAAATTATGTTACAAGGAATTTTTAAATCTTATAATTCAAGTATTTTCTTCATGTGATGTAACTGTGTGTGGGTAATGTGTTCTATTTCGCACTTGGAACTATAATGTAAGAATGTAAAAAGATCATTGTTATAACAATAAGGTGATTTCTAGTAATAAATTACTTTCTCATTTTCCGAGCTTCCAAACAAAAACTTGAAAGGATACGAAGAAGGCTGTCAAGATCTTAGATCGAATCGTATAATGGTTTTAGGTTCGTAAATCGATAGGTTCGTGAAAGATCAAAAGATTCTTTCTTATAGCTTTATATGAAAATTTAGATGTTATATAAACATAATAGTTTTGTAAATAGTTTTCAACTTTTAATGTCACCACATAAacataacatatattatataaacgAGAAAACGTATACTTTCGTCACTCGCGTTTCACCTTAACACTTTTTCATTCCCTCGCGTTTCTCCGCTAGCAACCAAAAATATCCTCTCTGCCGTTAACTTCACCTACCTAGCACCTATATGGTGCTCTATGACGCCAACTCATGTCTAGTCAGGTAACAGACTCATACAATTGCGATAGTTTCACTCGCACATAACTTTTTTGCCACGTCACAAATTTTTTGCCAAAAAAATGCATAATTTTTTGATAACGTGCCAAAGTTTTTGATGAGTCAGATGGCACGTGTCACAAATATATTGGTCTGTTAGCTTACTAGGTGCCTTTCACTAGGTGCCACATATGCAAATTAGCCGCAAATGAATATTTTTGGTCGCTAACGGAAAACTTTAGATTTTTTAGACTACGAAATGTTACAGGTGAAACGTGTGCAACGAAAATATTTTCTCATAtataaactattttttttttatgatatcTCATATATAAACTATGATAAGACTTTTTGGAACCTTTTAATTAGGTGTGTCCATACTTAGTCAGTTTCATAATTATATAGTTGGCCTAATGATATCCAATTATTGATCCCTGTCCTTCGAGTATTTATCGCAGTTGTTTGGCAGATATAGAGTAATAGAAATGATTTTATTTTCTGAGCTAAATGTGGAATACCGAGAATGTCATGCATGCATTAGATTTCAGGAATGGATCCTAAGTTAGGGCGAATTTGATCGAGTAAGTACCTTTATCACTATTTGACGCACTCTAAGTAGAGTATAAAGAGCTTTTAAGCTAAAAACTCAAAGAACAGTTAAGAGAACccttaaattagggttttattttatTCAAAATTAATGAAATAGCAAATGAAAATTGTTTAAATAGTCCAAAATTGAAAAACAACTAAAATCAGAAAATACGAAAATAGACGAAAATAAAGAACGGCCCGTTTGAAGGTCGAAACGGGTTCGGAAGAGGCCCTTCCTAACTCCAAATGGGTTTCCTCAAAGTAAACCAATAGAACTTTTCACAAGCTTTCCAAATTAGTATCATAATCCTGATTCCGACAATGGAGTCAAAAGTTATGGCTATTTTAATATCGGTTGACTTTTTACGCACAAATCTTCAATTCTTCGGTCCATCTCGCTTGGGCTTCTGGCTGTCGATCCAAGTGAGATAATCATCGACAATGCGTTCTACGTCACTATTTCTCAAAGATCAGTAGGTATTGGACATTGGCGTCCTCCTGATAATCACATTGTTAAATTGAACTTCGATGGTGGTTTGTGGCCGGTAATGTGACAAATAGGTATGGATGTATTGCACGAAATTATCATGGACGATGTCTAGGAGCGGTGTCAGGCAGACTGGGTTTGGTGGACTCGACACTGCTTGTTAAAACATGTGCTGCAAGTCTGAGTCTGGATTGGGCGATAAGCATTGGTTTCAAAACATGATCTTTCCAGGCTTTACCATAGCAAAGTCGAAGTTTTTCTCCATATGGGAAACTCTTTTTGGAAATTAAGCACAAGGCCTCCAATTTTTTCAACTCTGTTTCTTTTTTTATTTGTTCATAGAGCAGAAAATACTCTTTGCTCATGCCTTAGCTCATTTGATTCTATTGTTAATTTGGTTTCTTTTCCTTGTAAAATGTACCACAACAGGTGGAGGATTTAGTTCTTTTGGGCAATCAGTTGGCTTAATGAAAAAGcggtttgaatttttttttaaaaaaataaattagtTAGAAACATAATAATTATTTAAGACACAATTCTTATCGTTAAATTCGCCATTATTATGAGGAGCATCAATATTAACTTACATTTAGTTAGACaagaaaagataaaaaaaaaatagcatAATTTTTAGTGTGAAAGGAAAAAAAATAACGATCAATGAGATCGTTTTCATTGCAAAGATCATAAAATTACAAGATTTTAAAATCTCGATCGCAGATCTTGACAACCCTTCCTACTGTTAATTAAACAAATTTTAggtaaattctatatcttttgaaTTGTTTGGGGGCCAAATGGTTGCTAATCAAAGTCTGTCCTAGTCAAACTTTTTGTCACGTCAGAAAACTGTATTGGATTGCAAGTAAATGGGCTTCTGGTTACCAGCCCGACAGAATTTGATGCCTactctatttttttctttttcaacgtcCGGGGTCGTCGTTTATGGAGATCGATCGGAGAAAGTAAATCTTATCTAACTGTGAATGAGAAGCTAGTAAACTATGACAATCCTAGTATATTGGAATAAAAAACTAAATACAGGTATGAAATCCTTTCATTCTATCCTTTCATCGAAAATTGTGTGTATTTGCATACCAACTGAGTGAATTCGATTGATAAATCCTGATTATTTTGCCATGTTTTGCTTCCAATTTCATGTTTCAGTTTGACTATAAATTATATCTGGGTTTGTCAAAAAGTTAGGAAAAGGATCAGACTGTTAATACAAATTGGATAGTTGAGAATCTGAGTTTTGTTGATGTACATTGCTGCTTCTGCTCATTTTTTCCTCTGAAAGATTTATAGTATCTGTTTATGTTTTGTGGGGTTTTGTGTTTTACAAGTTTTTTGTTTCAACTTTCAACCAGTTATTGATTTGTCGCCCTCGAGCTGCCTACTAAGAAGAGGGCCTTCTTGGCTGTCGTTGCCAAACTAACTCATGTAGTCATGATTCTTGTCAACTATTTTAAAACCCTATTCTGCATTCAGTGTCCATAAAGATAAGAATGAGAATGGGTTATAACTGTTGTGAGATTATTGAAATTAGGGATGGATGGTATTCTCGCTGAATTCCTGGATTTGGCGGTGAAGTGTAGGCAATTTGTCACCTGTTAGACTGCTTGAATGTTCCGAGTGCCAAAAATTGTGTTAGCCTGCCAGCCTACTCTTGCTATGTAGTAGAAATTTGCAGTCTTTGGTTCCTTTCAGTCtgattatctttttttttttttttttttttttttcccaccGTGTTCTATCTTCCATATATATTTTTCTCTGTTTTCATGTTTCATACATCTTCTGGTGTTTACGTATTGTTGTTAGATTCAAGCATGGACATTAATGTCAATAAGATTGTAAAAAGCGAATCTTGCGACTTAAAATTAAGAAAAAAGGATTAAAGGGGGAAGGTGAGAGAGTTCGTGATGTTCATGAAATAAACTGATACTCTGTATTGCAGCTTTATGGTTTGATATGTAATCTGCTTACTCAAATTGAGGTTCAGTATGAATTTGTGCTGTTAGAATAGTTTCCGTGATTAGTGGTTACGACATTGGCCTATTTCTGCTACTCAACGATTAATCTACTACTTGGATTTCTCCTGCTAAATGGTTGGTTCAGTTCTCTGAACTTACTAATTTGGGTTGTGACATTGCTAAATTTCGTCCTGTTTAGTTCATATTCTAAACTTTGATTTTAATACAACATGTTTAATTTACTTTTGTCTATAATATTGTTGTGATCATTGCACATTTTCTTACTAGAATGCTTTACTCAAGAAATGTTTGGATGTTAATACCTTCCAAGTTATTGATCTCTTCTTTAAATGCTCATTTTCAGCGAGTAACACTTAAATAGAATGGAGTTAGCAGACAGAACAGTTGGGTTTCTACTATCTCTTATAAGCGTATCGATATTCACTTACTACACTTTCTGGGTGATCATTcttgtatgtttattaatatttgGACTAAAATCAAttaaaatgtattttgtagtactgGATTGCTTGCTCATATATTTTCCGTCTTGTAGCCATTTGTTGCGAGTGACCACTTCATCCACCAATATTTCCTACCACAAGAATATGCCATACTCATTCCCATACTTGCTGGCGTGGTTCTTGACTGCTCTTTGTGTATGTTTGTTGGATATGTCATGATTAAATCCGAAAAGAAGAAGGCTTGACTatatctttttttattattattatatcagacTCTTTGATAGTTATCAATAGAgaattttcctttttttttttccaATGTAATTTCAACATCATATATTTATCTGGACTAGTTTAACAGCGTATAAATATATGTTTGTTTGGTGTTAAAAGTATGTTTTGTTTTGCTTCAAACATCCTAAAAATACATATTTGTTATTAAAAATAATCAAAAAAAAGTGCTCCAAACACGAAACGAATCTGGTATGACCAAAAAGTTGTCGACAGATTGAGTTCACTAACAATTCTTCATTGACTTTTGGATACAACATATTGGTAGCTGCAAAGCAATTACTTCTATAAGAAAATTGATTTCTGGAAGTGACTGGAAACCAGAAATAACTTACCGGCGACAAACATTACCTAAACAAAGAGGTAGCTCCAAGTTATACAATGAAACAAAATCGCTCATACCCAAAAAGGCAAAAACCAAAACCAATATTTCTATGAGATTTTAGCCCCAAGCATTA encodes the following:
- the LOC139883674 gene encoding probable 2-oxoglutarate-dependent dioxygenase AOP1 — translated: MDQFTRRREVENLSIANLNLEDVAAKSKVQSTKNVIDFTVAGRQIVEAPDGVQSTQRVMPMNDITKEERVLLQQNHSFTAKKIKKQKRSSDQENRKEQLGGILSTCGLKSKRRKEKKKKGSTPTPKIPVIDFSRKNLIPGTYKWNSAKDKVVEALKEYGCFEALFDKDSIIELQNWRRSKPKAYPESMVIEEAHILGNVESFINNYWPQGNPTLSKSIQSFTERVSELDKMVRKMILESFGVEKYMDEHMNSTTHRFRMIRYNPHEAGEAKIALHSHQDKNLLTILLRNQVDGFELQSRDGEWIQLKQSNSPCPFIVLAGLTLSAWLNGRLSAAYHRVVLSRNEASYTLALFCSTKPGYIVKALEELVDEEHPLQFKPFDFHDYMKFVALNPDEQLGTGLESFCGVNQPK
- the LOC139883662 gene encoding dolichol-phosphate mannose synthase subunit 2-like, whose amino-acid sequence is MELADRTVGFLLSLISVSIFTYYTFWVIILPFVASDHFIHQYFLPQEYAILIPILAGVVLDCSLCMFVGYVMIKSEKKKA